In Ruminococcaceae bacterium BL-6, a genomic segment contains:
- the arsC gene encoding Arsenate reductase 1, whose translation MTKVAFICVHNSCRSQIAEALGRLLAGDAFESYSAGTQIKPGIDRDAVRLMKRLYGIDMERLQRPKLLDELPPVDVVVTMGCSVACPCLPCRHREDWGLDDPTGKSDEDFIAVIRRIENRVRQLAGRVKAGL comes from the coding sequence ATGACAAAAGTCGCTTTTATCTGTGTGCACAATTCCTGCCGTTCTCAGATTGCGGAGGCGCTGGGTCGTCTCCTTGCCGGCGATGCTTTTGAAAGCTATTCGGCTGGAACCCAGATAAAGCCGGGAATCGACCGGGATGCCGTCCGTCTGATGAAACGGCTTTACGGGATCGATATGGAGCGATTGCAGCGGCCGAAGCTGCTGGATGAACTTCCGCCGGTCGACGTCGTCGTCACGATGGGCTGCAGCGTCGCCTGCCCCTGCCTTCCGTGCAGGCACAGGGAGGATTGGGGGCTGGATGATCCCACTGGGAAAAGCGATGAGGATTTTATCGCCGTGATACGCAGGATAGAAAACAGGGTAAGGCAGCTTGCGGGCAGGGTAAAGGCCGGTCTGTAA
- the arsR gene encoding Arsenical resistance operon repressor: protein MEDYLQDTKVFKALGDPKRAMIVDMLSCGELCACMILEKFEMCQSTLSHHMKLLCECGLVNARNEGKWTYYSLNKDTVDRAKRFLCAITSGKEACICREGTGCCKGCDGDE from the coding sequence ATGGAAGATTATTTGCAGGATACGAAAGTGTTCAAGGCGCTGGGCGACCCCAAAAGAGCCATGATCGTCGATATGCTCTCGTGCGGCGAGCTTTGCGCCTGCATGATTCTGGAAAAGTTCGAGATGTGCCAGTCCACGCTGTCCCACCACATGAAGCTTTTGTGCGAATGCGGGCTCGTCAATGCCAGAAACGAGGGAAAGTGGACGTATTATTCGCTGAACAAGGATACCGTCGACAGGGCGAAGCGGTTTTTGTGCGCCATCACATCCGGCAAGGAAGCCTGCATCTGCAGGGAAGGCACGGGCTGCTGCAAAGGATGTGACGGGGATGAATAA
- a CDS encoding conserved protein of unknown function (Evidence 4 : Unknown function but conserved in other organisms), with protein MSLSQSIFTALFCMSVVFLVLVLLWIIVRLFSVLIRRLEKQNRAATAKHPKS; from the coding sequence ATGTCGCTGTCCCAAAGTATTTTTACCGCCCTGTTCTGCATGTCCGTCGTATTTTTGGTGCTTGTGCTTCTGTGGATCATCGTGCGGCTGTTCTCTGTCCTGATCCGGCGGCTGGAAAAGCAGAACCGCGCCGCCACCGCAAAACATCCGAAATCCTAA
- the gcdB gene encoding Glutaconyl-CoA decarboxylase subunit beta, with amino-acid sequence MFIEALIKLWNDSGFMALTWQSLVMMVISGVLIYLAIAKKFEPLLLLPIAFGMLLANLPLTGLMSEPSGSSGVGGLLYYLYLGVKKGVYPSLIFLGIGAMTDFGPLIARPSSLLMGAGAQFGIAVAFVVSIALGFTPPEASSIGIIGGADGPTAIYLTTRLAPHLLAPIAIAAYSYMALIPLIQPPIMRLLTTEKERKIKMEQMRPVSKLEKICFPIVVSVLCILLLPSVAPLIGMLMLGNLFRESGVVERLSDTAQNALINIVTIFLGLTVGATAAGTEFLKPETLKIIALGLIAFMFSTVGGLLIGKIMCWATKGKINPLIGSAGVSAVPMAARVSQIEGQKANPGNYLLMYAMGPNVAGVIGSAVAAGILLSLFG; translated from the coding sequence GTGTTTATCGAAGCATTGATAAAACTGTGGAACGATTCGGGATTCATGGCGCTGACGTGGCAGTCGCTCGTCATGATGGTGATTTCCGGCGTTCTGATCTACCTCGCGATCGCCAAAAAATTTGAGCCGCTCCTTCTTCTGCCGATCGCCTTCGGCATGCTGCTCGCGAATTTGCCGCTGACGGGCCTGATGAGCGAACCGTCAGGCTCCTCCGGGGTCGGGGGGCTGCTGTATTACCTGTATCTGGGGGTGAAAAAGGGAGTCTATCCTTCCCTGATCTTTCTGGGGATCGGCGCCATGACCGATTTCGGGCCGCTGATTGCCCGCCCCAGCAGCCTGCTGATGGGCGCCGGCGCCCAGTTCGGGATCGCCGTCGCTTTCGTCGTATCCATCGCGCTGGGCTTCACCCCGCCTGAAGCGTCCTCGATCGGCATCATCGGCGGGGCGGACGGGCCGACAGCCATCTATCTTACCACCAGGCTTGCGCCGCATCTGCTGGCACCCATTGCCATTGCGGCCTACTCCTACATGGCGCTGATTCCGCTGATCCAGCCCCCCATCATGCGGCTGCTCACGACGGAAAAGGAACGGAAGATCAAAATGGAGCAGATGAGGCCGGTTTCCAAGCTGGAAAAAATCTGCTTCCCCATCGTCGTATCCGTCCTGTGCATCCTGCTGCTTCCCTCGGTCGCCCCGCTGATTGGCATGCTGATGCTGGGCAACCTGTTCCGGGAATCGGGTGTCGTCGAACGCCTTTCCGACACGGCACAGAACGCGCTGATCAACATCGTGACCATCTTCCTCGGCCTGACGGTCGGCGCCACAGCCGCGGGAACGGAGTTTTTGAAACCGGAGACCCTGAAAATCATTGCGCTCGGACTGATCGCCTTCATGTTCAGCACGGTGGGCGGGCTTCTCATCGGCAAAATCATGTGCTGGGCAACGAAGGGGAAGATCAACCCGCTGATCGGTTCCGCCGGGGTGTCGGCCGTCCCCATGGCCGCGCGCGTCTCCCAGATCGAAGGGCAGAAGGCGAACCCCGGAAACTACCTGCTCATGTACGCGATGGGGCCGAACGTAGCCGGCGTCATCGGCTCCGCGGTGGCCGCCGGGATCCTTCTTTCCCTGTTCGGGTGA
- the acr gene encoding Arsenical-resistance protein Acr3: MNKEKNTGIGFFEKFLTLWVLLCMAAGILIGKFLPGIPAFLERFEYAHTSLPIAVLIWIMIYPMMLKVDIPSIKNVRRHPQGLLISSGTSWLIKPFLMFGLASFFFYVVFRAFLPLALARDYVAGAVLLGAAPCTAMVFVWSRLAHGDPAHTLVQVSINDLLIIFLFAPIVSFLLGVSDIRVPWDVLLFSVNAFVVIPLAGGALTRMWMIRRKGGEYFNECFIPKFSGVTTVGLLLTLVIIFSFQGDAILNNPLHVLMIAVPLVIQNIITALFAYLLCRKLKQPHRIAAPAALIGASDFFELSVAVAITLFGADSPVVLVTTVGVLTEVPVMLLLVRFVNKTSNWFPEEKEDGRETVRSPEAVPPQKP; encoded by the coding sequence ATGAATAAGGAAAAAAACACCGGGATCGGCTTCTTTGAAAAATTTCTCACCTTGTGGGTGCTTCTATGCATGGCGGCGGGGATTTTGATCGGGAAATTCCTGCCGGGCATCCCCGCGTTTCTGGAACGGTTCGAGTATGCGCACACTTCCCTGCCCATAGCGGTGCTGATCTGGATCATGATCTATCCCATGATGCTGAAGGTGGATATCCCGTCCATCAAAAATGTGCGCAGGCACCCGCAGGGCCTGTTGATATCGAGCGGAACGAGCTGGCTCATCAAGCCTTTTCTGATGTTCGGCCTCGCGTCGTTTTTCTTTTATGTAGTGTTCCGGGCCTTCCTGCCTTTGGCCTTGGCGAGAGATTACGTGGCCGGCGCGGTTCTGCTGGGCGCGGCCCCCTGCACCGCGATGGTTTTTGTCTGGAGTCGGCTGGCGCACGGCGACCCGGCGCACACGCTTGTTCAGGTATCGATCAACGACCTGCTGATCATTTTTCTGTTTGCGCCGATCGTGTCTTTTCTGCTGGGCGTGTCGGACATTCGGGTGCCGTGGGATGTGCTTCTCTTTTCGGTAAACGCGTTTGTGGTGATTCCGTTGGCGGGGGGCGCGCTCACCCGCATGTGGATGATCCGGCGGAAAGGCGGGGAGTACTTTAACGAATGTTTCATCCCAAAGTTCAGCGGAGTTACGACGGTCGGGCTGCTTTTGACGCTGGTCATCATTTTTTCCTTCCAGGGGGATGCAATCCTGAACAATCCTCTTCATGTCCTGATGATCGCCGTGCCGCTGGTGATTCAGAACATCATCACGGCGCTTTTTGCCTACCTGCTTTGCAGGAAGCTGAAGCAGCCGCACAGGATCGCCGCGCCCGCCGCGCTGATCGGCGCTTCCGATTTCTTCGAACTGTCGGTCGCCGTGGCCATCACGCTTTTCGGGGCGGATTCGCCGGTGGTGCTGGTCACGACGGTGGGCGTGCTGACTGAAGTGCCGGTGATGCTTCTGCTCGTGAGGTTCGTGAATAAAACCAGCAACTGGTTCCCGGAGGAAAAAGAAGACGGCCGTGAAACGGTTAGAAGTCCTGAGGCTGTGCCGCCGCAAAAGCCCTGA